The Lactobacillus sp. ESL0680 genome has a segment encoding these proteins:
- a CDS encoding HAMP domain-containing histidine kinase, giving the protein MKMMKRTKQQDQNKKGTKHSSLIVRWVSIVSLTIMVSFIVFSVVIYTFVGQQSIGQQKETSNQMVVQLNGNLSSIPTELQIANVVPALTPSAKKVLQGDPVISQDGRSTNAFNDNLLSSLTNPDLNVVVYNLQQEDVFDNGSEDMIPAFKNFKGEYKQEQTFRNHRQVLITYQKVRSIRTGKLTGYIVVLNRMSYYNGLMKNLLKWMVRISIIAIVLFTAIAFIIVLDIVKPIKEMSKVAREVNDDPNSTARIADFHRHDELQELAVSFNQMLDRMQRYIDQQKEFVGDVSHELRTPVAVIEGHLNMLERWGKDDPEILNESIKASLQEAKRMQHLIQEMLDLTRAEQINVQYPNAVTKASEVLNRVVSDMSLVHQDFTISLDMDDLPQDTEIQIYQGHLEQLLVILIDNGIKYSTDRKQMNVSAGLSQDEVNIIVQDFGEGISKADQDKIFNRFYRVDKARTREKGGNGLGLSIAQKLVTSYHGKISVESVEGQGSQFKIVFPALTKQQAAKLRKRDDK; this is encoded by the coding sequence ATGAAGATGATGAAAAGAACTAAGCAGCAAGATCAAAATAAAAAGGGGACCAAGCACTCATCGCTAATTGTACGGTGGGTTAGTATCGTCAGTTTGACGATTATGGTCTCCTTTATTGTATTTTCAGTAGTTATTTATACGTTTGTTGGTCAGCAATCAATTGGCCAGCAGAAAGAAACTTCTAACCAAATGGTTGTGCAGCTGAATGGTAATTTGAGTTCCATTCCAACCGAACTACAAATTGCGAATGTTGTACCTGCACTAACGCCTTCTGCTAAAAAAGTCCTGCAGGGTGATCCGGTAATTAGTCAGGATGGCCGCTCAACTAATGCTTTCAATGATAATTTACTGTCGTCATTAACTAATCCAGATTTGAACGTGGTCGTCTATAATTTGCAGCAGGAAGATGTTTTTGACAATGGCAGTGAAGATATGATTCCGGCATTTAAAAACTTTAAGGGTGAATATAAGCAGGAACAGACCTTTCGCAATCATCGCCAAGTGCTAATTACGTACCAAAAGGTACGCTCGATTAGGACTGGTAAGTTAACTGGGTATATCGTTGTTCTTAATCGGATGTCGTATTACAACGGCCTGATGAAAAATTTGCTCAAATGGATGGTGCGGATCTCAATTATTGCAATTGTATTGTTTACGGCAATTGCCTTTATTATTGTGCTTGATATTGTGAAGCCGATTAAGGAAATGTCTAAGGTGGCACGTGAAGTTAATGATGATCCGAATAGCACCGCACGGATTGCTGATTTTCATCGTCATGACGAACTGCAGGAATTAGCAGTTTCCTTTAATCAAATGTTGGATCGAATGCAGCGCTATATTGACCAGCAAAAGGAGTTTGTTGGGGATGTTTCGCATGAATTGCGCACACCTGTGGCAGTAATTGAGGGTCATTTAAATATGCTTGAGCGTTGGGGCAAGGATGATCCCGAGATTTTGAATGAATCAATTAAGGCATCACTGCAAGAAGCAAAACGGATGCAGCATTTAATTCAAGAAATGCTGGACTTAACAAGAGCTGAGCAGATTAATGTGCAATATCCTAATGCGGTGACCAAGGCTTCTGAAGTTTTAAATCGGGTTGTCAGCGATATGTCACTGGTTCATCAAGACTTTACTATTAGCCTTGACATGGATGATCTACCGCAGGATACAGAAATTCAAATTTATCAGGGACATTTGGAGCAATTGCTTGTAATTCTAATTGATAATGGTATTAAATATTCAACTGATCGCAAGCAGATGAATGTTTCTGCAGGACTTTCACAAGATGAGGTCAATATTATTGTGCAGGACTTTGGTGAAGGGATTTCTAAGGCCGATCAAGACAAGATTTTTAATCGCTTTTACCGGGTTGATAAGGCTCGTACTCGAGAAAAAGGTGGTAATGGTCTGGGCTTGTCAATTGCGCAGAAGTTGGTTACCAGCTACCACGGTAAAATTAGTGTTGAATCCGTTGAGGGACAGGGCAGTCAATTTAAAATCGTCTTTCCAGCTCTAACTAAGCAGCAGGCAGCTAAGCTGCGTAAACGTGATGATAAATGA
- a CDS encoding response regulator transcription factor, whose product MAKILIIEDEKNLARFVELELKHEKYETVVEGNGRKGLETALNEDFDAILLDLMLPDLNGLEIARRVRQVKTTPIIMMTARDSVIDRVSGLDHGADDYIVKPFAIEELLARLRAVLRRVKIEKEASDDTIEKKVIKFKDMTIETANRIVRRGDGKTVDLTKREYNLLMTLIKNKNNVVSRDQLLAKIWGPGSNIETNVVEVYVRYLRNKIDVPGQPSYIKTVRGTGYMVRDEDDEKN is encoded by the coding sequence ATGGCAAAGATATTAATAATTGAAGATGAAAAAAATTTAGCTCGGTTTGTCGAGCTAGAATTAAAACATGAAAAGTATGAAACAGTTGTTGAAGGTAATGGCCGTAAAGGGCTAGAAACAGCATTAAATGAAGACTTTGATGCTATTTTGCTTGACCTAATGCTGCCAGACTTAAATGGCTTAGAGATTGCCCGGCGTGTTCGTCAAGTTAAGACAACACCAATCATTATGATGACAGCTCGTGATTCTGTAATTGATCGTGTTTCTGGTTTGGATCACGGTGCCGATGATTACATTGTTAAGCCGTTTGCAATTGAGGAGTTATTAGCTCGTCTTCGTGCAGTTTTACGCCGGGTTAAGATTGAAAAAGAAGCCTCTGATGACACAATTGAAAAGAAGGTCATCAAGTTTAAAGATATGACAATTGAAACAGCTAACCGTATTGTTCGTCGTGGTGATGGTAAGACTGTTGATTTAACTAAGCGGGAATACAACTTGCTCATGACATTAATCAAGAACAAGAATAATGTTGTCAGCCGGGATCAATTACTTGCTAAGATTTGGGGACCTGGCTCAAACATTGAAACTAATGTTGTGGAAGTCTATGTTCGTTACCTTCGTAATAAGATTGATGTACCAGGACAACCATCATATATCAAGACCGTTCGTGGTACTGGATATATGGTAAGAGATGAAGATGATGAAAAGAACTAA
- a CDS encoding DUF177 domain-containing protein has product MFTISFSQVENSKSPLMHIEREVTVRPEFLERSQKLLYKVENVHLVGDAFYSEPYVTCDLHVTADLVVPSSRSLAPVNYHEDFHFSENYSEDQVAKEELEASETPIVQIENDQIDLQTAIEDNLLLHIPTTILTPEEEDQDIYPEGQGWAVISETEFDEGKKNQVNPAFAKLKELLDQKDNQQDKD; this is encoded by the coding sequence ATGTTTACGATTAGTTTTTCGCAGGTAGAAAATAGCAAATCGCCGCTAATGCATATTGAACGTGAAGTTACAGTGCGGCCGGAATTTTTAGAGCGTAGCCAGAAGCTGCTATATAAGGTGGAGAATGTTCATTTAGTTGGCGATGCTTTTTACAGCGAGCCATATGTTACCTGTGATTTGCATGTAACAGCTGATCTAGTTGTACCGTCAAGTCGAAGTTTGGCACCCGTGAATTACCACGAAGACTTTCATTTTAGTGAAAATTATTCTGAGGATCAGGTAGCTAAAGAAGAATTAGAAGCAAGTGAAACACCAATTGTGCAGATTGAGAATGACCAAATTGATTTGCAAACGGCAATTGAGGATAATTTGCTGCTGCATATTCCAACGACGATTTTGACGCCTGAAGAAGAAGACCAAGATATTTATCCAGAAGGTCAAGGTTGGGCCGTTATTTCAGAAACTGAATTTGATGAGGGCAAAAAGAATCAGGTTAATCCAGCGTTTGCCAAACTAAAAGAATTATTAGACCAAAAGGACAACCAGCAAGATAAAGATTAA
- a CDS encoding nucleotidyltransferase, which produces MSVVGIIAEFNPLHSGHEFLLNQARLLAGSKDPIVVLMSGNYVQRGEMAIMDKWSRTQAALNSGADLVFEMPFSTSVEPADLFSLGSINQLAKLGVSDLIFGVEDATLNFAYLGSKIAEIPPNHMNFNDYSQTYSTQYNEMVAREVGYEVSQPNAILGLAYAVANYNLGTPLTLHPVNRIGAGHDDLLQREGVVQSASAIRNIILHQKTGAELEQWLPKPEVAQLYQQPVYPNWNLLFPFLKYRLESSSVEELRQIYQMSEGLEYKMKQEIHRARNFTEFLRYIKSKRYTYSRLRRLSLYTLLNVTQDDMLDSFNHESLFLLGYSKLGRRYLKKIRKNTTTDIISKVDQKNTRTGSMHLQLRVDRLVEQILQVDQNFGRRPLEV; this is translated from the coding sequence ATGAGTGTAGTGGGGATTATTGCCGAATTTAATCCATTGCACAGTGGCCACGAATTTTTGTTAAATCAGGCACGGCTGCTGGCCGGCAGTAAAGATCCGATTGTGGTTTTAATGTCGGGGAATTATGTTCAACGCGGCGAAATGGCCATTATGGATAAGTGGTCACGGACGCAGGCTGCGTTAAATAGTGGGGCTGATCTTGTTTTTGAAATGCCTTTTTCTACTTCGGTTGAACCTGCAGATCTTTTTTCACTGGGAAGTATTAATCAACTAGCCAAATTAGGTGTTAGTGATTTGATATTTGGTGTGGAAGATGCAACGCTTAACTTTGCCTATCTTGGCAGTAAAATCGCTGAAATTCCGCCAAATCACATGAATTTTAATGATTATAGCCAGACATATTCCACCCAATATAATGAAATGGTTGCCCGTGAAGTAGGCTATGAAGTCAGCCAGCCAAATGCAATTCTCGGTTTAGCTTATGCGGTTGCCAATTATAACTTGGGAACGCCACTTACTTTGCATCCAGTTAATCGAATTGGCGCTGGTCATGATGACTTACTGCAGCGAGAAGGTGTGGTTCAGAGTGCTAGCGCAATTCGGAATATTATTTTGCACCAAAAAACAGGAGCAGAGCTGGAACAATGGCTGCCTAAGCCTGAAGTAGCACAACTTTACCAGCAGCCGGTTTATCCTAATTGGAATTTACTGTTTCCGTTTTTGAAGTATCGTCTTGAGTCTTCTTCAGTTGAAGAATTGCGGCAAATTTATCAGATGAGCGAGGGACTTGAATATAAAATGAAGCAAGAAATTCATCGAGCACGTAATTTTACGGAATTCTTGCGCTATATTAAGTCTAAGCGGTATACTTATTCACGCTTGCGTCGACTAAGCTTGTATACTTTATTAAATGTTACTCAGGATGATATGCTCGATAGCTTTAATCATGAATCATTATTTTTGCTTGGTTATAGCAAGTTGGGCCGCCGTTATCTAAAAAAAATCAGAAAAAATACAACTACTGACATTATTTCAAAAGTTGACCAGAAAAATACACGTACGGGGTCAATGCACTTACAATTGCGTGTGGATCGCTTGGTTGAGCAAATTTTGCAAGTTGACCAAAACTTTGGTCGTAGACCGTTGGAGGTTTAA
- the rsfS gene encoding ribosome silencing factor, producing the protein MTSKEILAFVLKAISDRHGEDTIAYDMQGISILADYYVATSAGSNRQLHAIANAIVDEAHQADYYDYRIEGSSESNWLLLDLGDVVVNVFTEEARDFYNVEKLWSEGKQLEIKED; encoded by the coding sequence TTGACTAGTAAAGAAATTTTAGCTTTTGTATTAAAAGCGATCAGCGACCGTCATGGTGAAGATACAATTGCCTATGACATGCAAGGAATTAGTATTTTAGCTGATTATTATGTTGCAACTAGTGCCGGCTCAAATCGCCAGCTGCACGCAATTGCCAATGCAATTGTTGATGAAGCGCACCAGGCTGACTACTATGATTACCGCATTGAAGGGTCAAGCGAGTCTAACTGGCTATTGCTTGATTTAGGCGATGTCGTTGTCAATGTCTTTACCGAAGAAGCACGCGATTTTTATAATGTTGAAAAATTGTGGTCAGAAGGTAAGCAATTAGAAATAAAGGAAGACTAG
- the yqeK gene encoding bis(5'-nucleosyl)-tetraphosphatase (symmetrical) YqeK, whose amino-acid sequence MTDLFFANTYSPLSSQEIIAKEKANMDAPRFEHCVRVSQTAQKLARLNHYDEDKAALAGFVHDYAKQVPVSEYREVIKTQGFDQDLLNWNRAIWHGIVGTYFIKRDLQITDSEILTAVDRHTTGDVEMTTLDKIVFMADFIEPGRDFPGVEEARQITFANLDAGVGYQLAHSLSFLAEKRNKIYPRTFKAYNVWSIKDN is encoded by the coding sequence ATGACTGATTTATTTTTTGCCAACACTTATTCACCGCTATCAAGTCAGGAAATTATTGCTAAAGAAAAAGCTAACATGGATGCACCACGATTTGAGCATTGCGTACGTGTTAGTCAAACAGCACAAAAATTGGCTCGTCTTAACCATTATGATGAGGATAAGGCAGCTTTAGCCGGCTTTGTTCATGATTATGCTAAACAGGTACCTGTTTCTGAATATCGTGAAGTGATTAAGACGCAGGGCTTTGACCAAGACCTTTTAAATTGGAATCGGGCAATTTGGCACGGAATTGTTGGGACATACTTTATTAAACGTGATTTGCAAATTACTGACAGTGAAATTCTGACAGCAGTTGACCGGCATACAACTGGTGATGTCGAAATGACAACTTTAGATAAGATTGTTTTTATGGCAGACTTTATTGAGCCAGGACGAGATTTTCCGGGTGTCGAAGAAGCGCGTCAGATTACTTTTGCCAATTTAGATGCTGGTGTAGGCTACCAGTTAGCACACAGTCTCAGTTTTTTAGCTGAAAAAAGAAATAAGATTTATCCCCGCACTTTTAAGGCTTATAACGTGTGGAGTATTAAAGATAATTAA
- a CDS encoding nicotinate-nucleotide adenylyltransferase encodes MTFAKSIEKKPIIQVEEEEITQAHGLQIGIMGGTFNPVHLAHLVVAEQVLTKLHLDEIWFIPTNIPPLKDKPTVAAEDRANMLELATQDNPRFRVKLFELLRGGVSYTVDTLTYLHEKAPQNHYYLIMGSDQVNNLGEWKEPLKLAQLATLVGIRRPGYEQKPQLPMIWVDVPAIDISSSLIRQTITMGGSIRYLVPELVRDYIHRKGLYYD; translated from the coding sequence ATGACGTTTGCAAAAAGTATTGAAAAAAAGCCGATAATTCAAGTTGAAGAAGAAGAAATTACGCAAGCTCATGGATTGCAGATTGGGATTATGGGCGGCACCTTTAATCCGGTTCACTTAGCCCATTTGGTGGTTGCCGAACAGGTTCTGACGAAGCTGCATTTGGATGAGATTTGGTTTATTCCAACTAATATCCCGCCTTTGAAAGATAAGCCGACTGTAGCTGCAGAAGATCGGGCAAATATGCTAGAATTAGCAACCCAGGATAATCCGCGCTTTCGGGTGAAATTATTCGAATTGCTTCGCGGCGGCGTTTCTTATACGGTTGATACGCTGACTTATTTGCATGAAAAAGCACCACAAAATCATTATTATTTGATTATGGGCAGCGATCAGGTGAATAATTTAGGTGAATGGAAAGAGCCACTTAAGTTAGCCCAATTGGCAACTTTGGTTGGCATTAGGCGTCCTGGTTATGAGCAAAAGCCGCAATTGCCAATGATTTGGGTTGATGTACCAGCAATTGACATCAGCTCAAGCTTAATTAGGCAAACAATTACAATGGGTGGTTCAATTAGATATTTAGTTCCAGAACTAGTGCGCGATTATATTCATCGAAAGGGACTGTATTATGACTGA
- the yqeH gene encoding ribosome biogenesis GTPase YqeH, protein MDDIICIGCGAKLQSDDPKEAGYLPASRLKKALESEDEANDLYCQRCFRLRHYNEIMPVDVDNDDFLALLNSLAEKKALIVNVVDLFDFTNSLLSSMKRFVGDNELILVGNKFDLFPLNSRESKIKDWMRQEANRVGLFPKKIFLVSAAKKKNLTELIAYLDKKSRNEDVYFVGMTNVGKSTLLNAIIDKMGDIKNLITTSRFPGTTLDRIEIPLENGHFLVDTPGIMSENQLATHLNPQDLAAISPQKPLKPATYQLKPGNTLFLAGLGRIDYLKGEPTSFTVYVARDLYVHRTKTENADEFYQKHVGDLLTPPSEGENLPALKGQEMHTTYKSDVLFGGIGFITVPADCLVKIYTPDKIGLGIRRALI, encoded by the coding sequence ATGGATGATATTATTTGTATCGGTTGTGGCGCCAAGCTGCAATCTGATGACCCCAAAGAAGCCGGCTACTTGCCAGCTTCGCGGCTTAAAAAGGCACTTGAAAGTGAAGATGAGGCTAATGACCTGTATTGTCAACGCTGCTTTCGGCTAAGACACTATAATGAAATCATGCCGGTTGATGTTGATAACGATGACTTTTTGGCGTTGCTCAACTCTCTAGCTGAAAAGAAGGCATTAATAGTTAATGTCGTTGACTTGTTTGACTTTACTAATTCACTCTTATCATCAATGAAACGGTTTGTCGGTGATAATGAGTTGATTTTAGTCGGCAACAAGTTTGACCTGTTTCCACTTAATTCACGCGAAAGTAAAATCAAAGATTGGATGCGGCAGGAAGCAAACCGGGTTGGCTTGTTTCCGAAGAAGATTTTCTTAGTCAGTGCTGCCAAAAAGAAAAATTTGACTGAGTTAATTGCTTATTTAGATAAAAAATCACGCAATGAAGATGTTTATTTTGTTGGGATGACTAATGTTGGTAAATCTACGCTATTAAACGCGATTATTGACAAGATGGGCGACATTAAAAATTTAATTACGACATCACGTTTCCCAGGAACAACGCTTGACCGAATTGAAATTCCACTAGAAAATGGTCATTTTTTGGTTGATACACCGGGGATTATGTCAGAAAATCAATTGGCAACCCACCTTAATCCGCAAGATTTGGCTGCAATTTCACCGCAAAAGCCGCTTAAGCCAGCTACTTACCAGTTAAAGCCGGGTAATACGCTCTTTTTGGCGGGTCTGGGCCGGATTGATTACTTAAAGGGTGAACCAACTAGCTTTACGGTTTATGTTGCCCGTGACTTGTATGTTCACCGGACAAAGACAGAGAATGCGGATGAATTTTACCAAAAGCATGTAGGCGACTTATTAACGCCTCCGTCAGAGGGTGAGAATTTGCCGGCACTTAAGGGTCAAGAAATGCATACGACTTATAAGAGTGACGTCTTATTTGGTGGAATTGGTTTTATTACAGTTCCAGCTGATTGTTTAGTTAAAATATACACGCCTGATAAGATTGGATTGGGAATTAGACGCGCGTTAATTTAG
- a CDS encoding YqeG family HAD IIIA-type phosphatase, producing the protein MIFRPRYTIDTIYHLDTDVLHEMDVKAVFSDLDNTLIAWNEFETAKKMDQLNRRLAAAGITLVVISNNNAARVGKVLNPYHIEFVAKAKKPMPFAITKKRQEMGLTKKQVMMVGDQLITDIQAGNLAGVESVLVKPLIKTDKWNTRINRFFEKIIFFFLAISHRVTFKETLKNG; encoded by the coding sequence ATGATATTCAGGCCACGTTACACAATTGATACAATCTATCATTTAGATACTGATGTACTTCATGAAATGGATGTTAAGGCAGTGTTCTCGGATTTAGATAACACGCTCATTGCATGGAATGAGTTTGAGACGGCTAAGAAAATGGATCAGCTCAATCGCAGGCTGGCTGCTGCTGGTATTACGCTAGTTGTCATTTCAAATAATAATGCAGCTAGAGTCGGCAAGGTACTTAACCCATATCATATTGAGTTTGTTGCCAAAGCCAAAAAGCCGATGCCTTTTGCAATTACGAAGAAGCGGCAGGAAATGGGTTTGACTAAGAAGCAGGTCATGATGGTTGGTGACCAGCTAATCACCGATATTCAAGCCGGTAACTTGGCTGGTGTTGAATCAGTACTAGTTAAGCCACTAATTAAGACGGACAAGTGGAACACACGGATTAACCGCTTTTTTGAAAAAATCATCTTTTTCTTTTTAGCAATTTCTCACCGTGTAACTTTTAAGGAGACATTAAAAAATGGATGA
- the rplT gene encoding 50S ribosomal protein L20, whose translation MPRVKGGTVTRKRRKKVMKLAKGYRGAKHMQFKAASTQLFVSYRYAFRDRRRRKSEFRKLWIARINAAARQNDISYSKLMHGLKVAGVDINRKMLADIAYNDSKTFAQLAETAKKALN comes from the coding sequence ATGCCAAGAGTTAAAGGTGGAACAGTAACACGTAAACGTCGTAAGAAGGTTATGAAGCTTGCCAAGGGTTACCGTGGCGCAAAGCATATGCAATTTAAGGCTGCAAGTACACAATTATTTGTATCTTACAGATATGCATTCCGTGACCGTAGAAGACGTAAGAGCGAATTCAGAAAGTTATGGATTGCCAGAATCAATGCTGCAGCAAGACAAAATGATATTTCATATTCTAAGTTAATGCACGGCTTGAAAGTAGCTGGTGTTGACATTAACCGTAAGATGTTGGCTGACATTGCTTATAACGATTCAAAGACTTTTGCACAATTAGCAGAAACTGCTAAAAAAGCTTTAAATTAA
- the rpmI gene encoding 50S ribosomal protein L35, translated as MPKMKTHRASAKRFKRTASGELKRHHAFTGHRFHGKTKKQRRHLRKAALVSRSDLKRIKQMLSQMR; from the coding sequence ATGCCTAAAATGAAAACCCACCGCGCTTCTGCAAAGCGTTTCAAGAGAACAGCTTCTGGTGAATTAAAGCGTCATCACGCATTTACTGGCCACCGTTTCCACGGTAAGACCAAGAAGCAACGTCGTCATTTGAGAAAGGCTGCATTAGTTTCACGCAGCGACTTGAAGCGCATCAAACAGATGCTCTCTCAAATGCGTTAA
- the infC gene encoding translation initiation factor IF-3: MIPRNLILNDQIRSREVRLINADGDQVGVVTKTEALRQASVANLDLVLISPNAKPPVARIMDYGKYRFEQQKKLKESRKKSKTVSVKEIRLSPTIEGNDFNTKLKHAQKFLTKEGAKVRVSIRFRGRAITHKELGREVLEKMAEATADIATVISKPKMEGRSMFLILAPKSDKK; encoded by the coding sequence ATTATACCAAGGAATTTAATATTAAACGATCAAATTCGTTCACGCGAAGTTCGTTTAATTAATGCAGATGGTGATCAAGTTGGTGTAGTAACTAAGACTGAAGCATTACGGCAAGCAAGTGTTGCGAATTTAGATTTAGTTCTGATTTCGCCTAATGCTAAGCCACCAGTTGCTCGCATCATGGACTATGGTAAGTACCGTTTTGAACAACAAAAGAAACTCAAAGAGTCTCGTAAGAAGTCCAAGACTGTCAGTGTTAAAGAAATCCGTTTAAGTCCAACCATTGAAGGTAACGACTTTAACACTAAGTTAAAGCACGCGCAAAAGTTCCTCACTAAAGAGGGCGCTAAGGTTCGTGTTTCGATTCGGTTCAGAGGTCGTGCAATCACCCACAAGGAATTAGGACGTGAAGTGCTGGAGAAGATGGCTGAAGCCACTGCGGATATTGCTACTGTGATTAGCAAGCCGAAGATGGAAGGTCGTTCAATGTTCTTGATACTCGCTCCTAAGAGTGACAAAAAGTAA
- a CDS encoding amino acid ABC transporter permease, whose product MQTWTNAFSWINIRFLLLGLKVTLYISLIVMVLSFIIGSLMGILRFAKIKYVSAIVGFIVDIVRNLPLLLIIFFTYFGLPNFGFRPDVVPAAIIAMTVFESGMIAEIVRSGIQSVATGQMEGARSTGMNFAQTMWHVVLPQAYKHMIPTLVSQLVSLIKDTSLATIIVVPEMTQQAQIVYGQNANFTLPMFVALALLYFVVCFTLSIVGNLVGKQLN is encoded by the coding sequence ATGCAAACTTGGACTAATGCTTTTTCGTGGATTAATATTCGCTTTTTATTACTTGGATTAAAGGTTACACTGTATATTTCCCTAATTGTGATGGTTTTGAGTTTTATTATTGGCTCATTAATGGGAATTTTACGGTTTGCTAAAATTAAGTACGTTTCGGCAATTGTTGGCTTTATTGTTGATATTGTCAGAAACTTGCCGTTATTATTAATTATTTTCTTTACGTATTTTGGTTTACCTAACTTTGGCTTTCGCCCCGATGTTGTTCCGGCAGCAATCATTGCGATGACAGTTTTTGAATCTGGAATGATTGCAGAAATTGTACGTTCGGGGATTCAATCGGTAGCAACCGGACAAATGGAGGGTGCACGTTCGACAGGGATGAATTTTGCCCAGACAATGTGGCATGTGGTCTTGCCGCAGGCATATAAACACATGATCCCAACGCTTGTCAGTCAATTAGTATCATTAATTAAAGATACGTCACTAGCAACAATCATTGTTGTTCCTGAAATGACGCAGCAAGCACAAATTGTTTACGGTCAAAATGCTAACTTCACATTGCCGATGTTTGTGGCTCTGGCGCTACTTTATTTTGTGGTTTGCTTTACTTTGTCGATAGTGGGCAATCTAGTTGGTAAACAGTTAAATTGA
- a CDS encoding amino acid ABC transporter permease — protein MINIFTHFGSQLLVGLGWTLLCSLITLVFSSIIGTVLALLQMLPSKLVHLLCRIYIEVFRNIPLLVIVMFLYLIIPLYFFKINGFTAGTIGLTLYTSAFIAEIIRSGIQSVEAGQLEGARSTGMTYWQAMRYVVLPQAFKIVIPSLGNQFVNLIKDSSILAFVAGFDLLYQANAIASKTFDTINSYLVVGILYLLLTMPLSYYMHYLEKKLS, from the coding sequence ATGATTAATATCTTTACCCATTTTGGTAGTCAGCTTTTAGTTGGTCTAGGTTGGACTTTATTATGCAGCTTGATTACCCTAGTTTTTAGTTCAATCATTGGAACAGTACTTGCACTTTTGCAAATGCTGCCGAGCAAATTAGTTCATTTGTTGTGCCGAATCTATATTGAAGTCTTTCGTAATATTCCGTTACTAGTCATTGTAATGTTCTTGTACTTGATTATTCCGTTATACTTCTTTAAGATTAACGGTTTCACTGCAGGGACAATTGGCTTGACGCTCTACACGTCAGCATTCATTGCAGAAATTATCCGCTCTGGAATCCAGTCAGTCGAAGCGGGTCAATTAGAAGGTGCCCGTTCAACTGGGATGACTTACTGGCAGGCAATGCGTTATGTGGTTTTGCCGCAAGCTTTTAAAATCGTTATTCCATCTCTTGGCAATCAATTTGTCAATTTGATTAAGGATTCTTCTATTTTGGCCTTTGTGGCTGGGTTTGATTTGCTTTATCAAGCCAATGCGATTGCGTCAAAGACATTTGATACAATCAATAGTTATTTGGTGGTCGGTATATTGTACTTACTTTTAACAATGCCATTAAGTTACTACATGCATTATTTAGAAAAGAAATTAAGCTAG